In Debaryomyces hansenii CBS767 chromosome B complete sequence, one genomic interval encodes:
- a CDS encoding DEHA2B03102p (weakly similar to uniprot|P32367 Saccharomyces cerevisiae YBR123c TFC1 subunit of the RNA polymerase III transcription initiation factor complex), which yields MTDKRLAEKHSMDIPHVTAVELPLIVKNEDRAIAMIGGKEKISKVVNALDKPINTSGHSTNDNVLELRLRNDPFHHPVQSSMNTNEKVLLKVSIPKKSIPKDYYKNPSKYTVKQLLEINEEKKSSGHKVQPVAIINKTFSFKAMADFQVSTKTNAVVQEFNESVLDVQNYQGLKQYFDKHEQFSGISDYKSPENYLNNDHQLPPPPVFSPIRFPFDYKYQKNPLTTIVKDANSGEVRVVSKKNTQKLYTIIIDFYTEVIPNQAAPELLKNYETLSTTNLAVNSLDYNLLECIKWLKSIFDIKPIWLRKQLEDIVPQEMRRVIKQALPYVSYIYKSGPWRFCNVKFGVNPKDNRSFWKHQSEYFRIPGLHFNVTSKSNPQRILPNSIENVSANRALAVSEHLLFNGSKLPRTVTYQVGDILDTDITSLIQSAQEKLGDDFYRETPDFQDGWVNRQTMETVRRIIRYKLSKIVKEEPIEPAKVDKIINTDFTENADAMEVDVSEDDEIKPQGDDDVEEEDEEEENDDMESALDPSVTEENVLSRLNAIDDASANKLEGLLGFIKQDSLSKE from the coding sequence ATGACGGACAAGCGTTTAGCTGAGAAGCATTCGATGGATATTCCGCATGTAACGGCAGTAGAATTACCCTTGATAGTTAAAAATGAGGACAGGGCCATTGCAATGATCGGTGGTAAAGAGAAGATTTCCAAGGTGGTGAACGCATTGGATAAGCCCATCAATACATCGGGACATAGTACCAACGATAATGTACTTGAACTCCGGTTAAGAAATGATCCGTTCCATCACCCGGTGCAATCGCTGATGAATACAAATGAGAAGGTGTTGTTGAAGGTATCCATACCTAAGAAGAGCATACCCAAAGATTACTACAAGAATCCTTCAAAGTACACAGTAAAACAATTGTTggaaattaatgaagagaaaaagAGCTCAGGACATAAGGTTCAACCGGTGGCCATCATAAATAAGACATTTCTGTTCAAGGCAATGGCAGATTTTCAGGTTTCCACGAAGACTAATGCGGTAGTCCAGGAATTTAACGAGTCTGTGTTAGACGTACAGAACTACCAGGGCTTGAAGCAATACTTTGATAAGCACGAACAATTCTCAGGAATACTGGACTACAAATCGCCAGAAAATTATCTCAATAATGACCACCAATTGCCTCCACCTCCAGTGTTTAGCCCGATTCGTTTCCCATTCGACTATAAGTACCAAAAGAACCCATTAACAACCATAGTTAAGGATGCAAACAGTGGTGAGGTGCGAGTTGTATCGAAGAAAAATACTCAAAAATTGTacactattattattgactTTTACACTGAAGTCATACCTAATCAAGCAGCCCCAGAATTGCTCAAGAATTATGAGACGTTATCAACCACAAATTTGGCAGTGAACAGCTTGGACTATAATCTCTTGGAGTGCATTAAATGgttgaaatcaattttcGACATTAAGCCTATCTGGCTTCGTAAACAATTGGAAGACATAGTGCCTCAAGAAATGAGAAGAGTTATCAAGCAAGCATTACCATACGTATCatatatttacaaaagTGGACCGTGGAGATTCTGCAATGTGAAGTTTGGGGTAAATCCGAAGGACAACCGATCGTTTTGGAAGCACCAAAGTGAATATTTCAGAATACCCGGCTTACATTTCAATGTGACGTCCAAATCGAACCCGCAAAGAATATTGCCAAACTCCATAGAAAATGTAAGCGCAAACAGAGCTCTTGCAGTATCGGAACACTTGTTATTTAATGGTCTGAAGCTCCCTCGCACCGTCACATACCAGGTTGGGGACATTTTGGATACGGACATTACATCGCTAATTCAATCTGCCCAAGAAAAATTGGGCGATGACTTCTATAGAGAAACTCCCGATTTCCAGGATGGATGGGTCAATAGGCAAACCATGGAAACCGTTCGAAGAATAATTCGGTACAAATTAAGCAAAATAGTAAAGGAAGAGCCAATTGAGCCGGCGAAGGTTGAcaaaatcataaatacCGATTTCACTGAAAACGCAGATGCTATGGAGGTCGACGTTCTGGAGGATGACGAGATAAAACCGCAAGGTGACgatgatgttgaagaagaagacgaagaggaagaaaatGACGACATGGAATCTGCTTTGGATCCTTCGGTAACAGAGGAAAATGTATTATCAAGATTAAATGCAATAGACGACGCATCCGCAAATAAACTAGAGGGCTTACTTGGCTTTATCAAACAAGACTCTCTTCTGAAAGAGTAA
- a CDS encoding DEHA2B03124p (highly similar to CA5162|IPF982 Candida albicans IPF982) — protein MTKITETLLAFFALSAVYFALYSGVIPTSEKVHDEILPFLPWWTLVTFGAYSLGTLGWGVLTFKDKEDKYKELLNQIDEAKSFYKQKGIDLDQ, from the coding sequence atgacTAAGATTACTGAGACATTATTAGCATTCTTTGCGTTATCAGCAGTTTACTTTGCGTTATATTCGGGAGTGATTCCAACAAGTGAAAAGGTTcatgatgaaattttacCTTTCTTGCCTTGGTGGACATTAGTTACATTTGGTGCCTATTCATTAGGTACTTTAGGCTGGGGTGTCTTGACATTCAAGgataaagaagataaatataaagaattattaaatcaaattgaCGAAGCTAAGTCATTTTACAAACAAAAAGGAATCGATTTAGATCAATAA
- a CDS encoding DEHA2B03146p (weakly similar to uniprot|Q02873 Saccharomyces cerevisiae YPL107w) → MFSRVQIINTAIFSRAFSSNVPKSNKSFAFYDLVCRTPTHPREPIEALLMTNRDLKKLKKNTRTTFEGNYAIDVSKSPEERIAKVFGGRIKGESPQPSSRVSVGEPKVIAGVTVPDKPTEPDNCCMSGCINCVWELFNDDLKHWNDKRKEAASKLKQKGGRWPEDFHAPVKYLDRGNLPKSLANADVSEENEKPDSDVWGDVPVSIKVFVETEKKMKARRERRAAASSSSAPAS, encoded by the coding sequence ATGTTTTCCAGGGtacaaataattaataCCGCAATTTTTTCAAGGGCTTTTAGTTCAAACGTTCCGAAAAGCAACAAGTCTTTTGCATTTTATGACTTGGTATGTCGTACTCCAACACATCCAAGAGAGCCTATAGAGGCGTTGCTTATGACTAATCgagatttgaaaaagttgaaaaaaaatacaagGACGACATTTGAAGGTAATTATGCGATTGACGTCTCAAAATCGCCAGAGGAGAGAATAGCCAAGGTTTTTGGAGGAAGAATAAAAGGGGAATCGCCGCAACCTTCTAGTAGAGTTAGTGTGGGAGAACCTAAGGTGATTGCCGGTGTTACAGTGCCCGACAAGCCAACCGAACCAGATAATTGCTGCATGAGTGGGTGCATTAATTGTGTGTGGGAATTGTTCAATGACGATTTAAAGCATTGGAATGATAAACGTAAGGAGGCAGCActgaaattgaaacaaaaGGGTGGAAGATGGCCCGAAGATTTCCATGCTCCggtgaaatatttggatcGTGGCAACTTGCCCAAGTCATTGGCTAATGCCGACGTTTCAGAGGAGAACGAGAAGCCAGACCTGGATGTATGGGGAGATGTGCCTGTTAGTATCAAGGTATTTGTAGAAAcagaaaagaaaatgaaggCCAGAAGGGAAAGAAGAGCTGCTGCGTCAAGTTCATCAGCTCCAGCATCTTAA
- a CDS encoding DEHA2B03168p (similar to uniprot|P53394 Saccharomyces cerevisiae YPR003c) gives MLPDENTRLLERSSSLQIPTSRGGSPGPSSSSRLKRPPLISIPTSQSVRSLRSINNVNDPLVNSYISNRSKNGYSRGNSATDELDESIFKSRFWNKFNRIEADDSFDFYSYVSYYCPILKWLPNYDAKNNFLGDCVAGLSLASFQIPLVMSFSLSLAHLSPVSGLYGIIIGACVYSILGCVPVLIVGPSPSTALIYGEAIEAIRQLPNFAELSKLQISSAISAAMSGLLLGAGIFRMGFLDNVLSRALLKGFIAAIGFIMIINELSTELGIGDLILDNPYSTTFDKLMFVCKYARQSHIFTLLVSCITLGLVLSIRKLKNTLVNKYHMRHAVLIPELFLMVSVATYLSWRFQWHSEYGVEIIGNIQSSTPDSKSMVEFINPFKPSLIPLYKKAFSASFLCTILGYFDSTTATKALGAKYNYNVSSNRELIALGATNFVVSLVGGIPAFGTFGRSKINILSGANTQMASIMMSIATVLVIIYLLPLLYNLPKCVLALSTTIIGITVLEEAPSDLKFFWNIGGYDEILTFLFIFCTTILWNAEAGVLSGAAFAIIRIIKHSTRSRIQILGRVPNTTVFRNADELIEESFVTYANGSDPVNQEETSSDIEDSTDKLMNLIAEIEEIEGVLVIKIPEPLNFANVGDLKNRLNRIEKYGSLLIHPSQPTRRDFNNTTIKFIIFDCKGMNAIDSSATQILYEIIRKYIEVNEISVCFSRVAMSKDIRHKFKKSGIIDLVNNSYKTYENSNNVRSKSAGSENGSSTNLYSYGTSSGMEDGFFLSIDEAIKAFGSQNV, from the coding sequence ATGTTACCTGATGAAAATACGAGACTCCTAGAAAGAAGCTCCAGTTTGCAAATTCCTACTTCAAGAGGTGGCTCTCCGGGACCAAGTAGTTCCAGCAGACTCAAACGGCCACCATTGATTTCAATCCCCACATCACAATCGGTACGAAGCTTACGAAGCATCAATAATGTTAATGATCCGTTAGTTAACTCATACATTTCAAATAGGAGTAAAAATGGTTATTCCAGAGGTAATAGTGCTACAGATGAGCTTGATGAGTCGATCTTCAAATCTAGGTTTTGGAACAAATTTAATCGGATCGAGGCAGACGATTCGTTTGATTTTTACTCGTACGTTTCATATTATTGCCCAATTTTGAAATGGTTGCCCAATTATGATGCTAAGAATAACTTTTTGGGAGATTGTGTGGCTGGTTTATCGCTAGCgagttttcaaattccGTTGGTCATGTCGTTTAGTTTGTCTCTTGCTCATCTTTCACCAGTTTCGGGTCTATATGGAATTATCATTGGAGCATGTGTTTATTCCATCTTGGGATGTGTTCCTGTCTTGATCGTGGGGCCTCTGCCGTCTACGGCTTTGATCTATGGAGAAGCCATTGAAGCTATAAGACAACTTCCAAATTTTGCAGAACTTTCTAAATTGCAAATCTCGTCTGCAATTTCCGCAGCCATGAGTGGCTTATTACTCGGAGCTGGTATATTTCGTATGGGGTTCTTGGATAACGTTCTATCGAGGGCTTTATTGAAAGGTTTTATTGCAGCAATAGGTTTCATTATGATCATCAACGAATTATCAACCGAGTTAGGTATTGGTGATTTGATATTAGACAATCCATATCTGACGACTTTCGACAAACTCATGTTTGTTTGTAAGTATGCCCGTCAATCTCACATATTCACCTTGCTAGTATCATGTATCACGTTGGGCCTAGTTCTAAGCATTAGAAAACTCAAGAACACATTAGTAAATAAGTATCACATGAGACATGCGGTTCTCATTCCTGAGCTTTTCTTAATGGTCCTGGTTGCAACTTACCTCAGTTGGAGGTTTCAATGGCATTCAGAATATGGGGTTGAGATAATCGGTAACATCCAGTCTTCTACTCCTGACTCGAAATCTATGgttgaattcatcaatcCTTTTAAGCCATCTTTAATTccattatataaaaaagCATTTTCAGCTTCATTTTTATGTACTATATTGGGCTACTTCGATTCCACTACAGCTACAAAGGCACTCGGAGCAAAATACAACTATAACGTTTCATCGAATAGAGAATTAATTGCATTAGGAGCTACTAATTTTGTGGTAAGTTTGGTAGGAGGAATACCAGCATTTGGTACTTTTGGCAGATCAAAgattaatattttgtcGGGTGCTAATACTCAAATGGCTAGTATAATGATGTCCATAGCAACCGTCTTGGTAATCATATATCTATTGCCCTTACTCTATAATTTACCCAAATGTGTTTTAGCATTGAGTACTACAATCATCGGTATAACGGTATTGGAAGAAGCTCCCTCtgatttaaaattcttctGGAACATCGGCGGATATGATGAAATACTcacatttttatttattttctgCACCACAATTCTATGGAATGCTGAAGCTGGTGTTTTATCTGGTGCTGCATTTGCAatcattagaattattaagCATAGTACCAGATCCcgaattcaaatattggGTAGAGTTCCAAACACCACAGTGTTCCGTAATGCAGACGAATTAATAGAAGAAAGCTTTGTAACATATGCTAATGGTTCCGACCCGGTGAaccaagaagaaacaaGTAGCGACATAGAGGACTCTACTGACAAATTGATGAACTTGATAGCCGAAATCGAGGAAATCGAAGGGGTTCTTGTGATCAAAATTCCCGAACCACTTAATTTTGCAAACGTGGGAGACTTGAAAAACAGGCTAAATAGAATAGAAAAATACGGTTCTCTTTTGATTCATCCTTCGCAACCCACAAGGCGAGACTTCAACAATACGACTATCAAgttcattatttttgattgcAAAGGTATGAATGCAATCGACTCGTCTGCTACCCAAATTCTATACGAAATCATTAGAAAATACATCGAGGTTAACGAAATCTCCGTATGTTTTTCAAGAGTAGCAATGAGTAAGGATATTCGTCATAAGTTTAAAAAGCTGGGGATAATTGATCTAGTTAATAATAGTTATAAAACCTAcgaaaattcaaataacgTACGCAGCAAATCTGCTGGATCTGAAAACGGAAGTTCTACTAATTTATATTCGTATGGAACATCTTCTGGTATGGAAGACGGTTTCTTCCTTAGCATAGACGAGGCCATAAAGGCATTCGGCTCACAAAATGTTTAG